The genome window CGGGCAGAAGACACTCTACCCAAGCGTGCATCACATCCCCGCCGATGAGGTGTTTCTCTTCCGACCACCCACGCTCCTTCGTTCCATGGCCTGTATAGATATAGCCACTAACATAACGAGAGGGGATGCGCTGACGGCGACATATGGCCAGCATGAGATGCGTAAAATCTTGGCAGACACCGCGCTTCTGTTTCAGCACCTGTTGAATAGGGGTATCAATTTGTGTAGAGCCGGGCGCATACTCTAACACACGATGGAGTAGACGAATGAGAGCAATCAGAAAGGTGGCCGTCGCCGGCCCTCCAGCCTGTCGCCTGGCGAGTTGCGCAATGCGATCGGTCTCTGGTGTTAAAGGAACTAGCCGAGTTGGCGACAGATAGTCGTAAAAGCGCTGTCGCACTCCTTCACGGGCATAGAACGCGCTGTCGTCCTCGTGCATCTGCAGCCCTATGAACGGGTCTTGAACATGCGTGGTAACCTCTGAATAGGCACGAACAGTCAGTGCATTGTGCGGGGCACGGATGTTAAAATGATGTACCGTACCGGTTGGTAACTCGTAGCTAAAAATGCGCGCTTTAGGCTCCACGTCAAGCTCAAAGGAACGACAGGTCTGATTGTTGTCGCTTACAGGCATTAACCGAAGCTCGTTATAACTATCTCTTACCGCTGCCGGATAGGCATAACAGGTAATATGTCGTACACAAAGTTGCATCGTGTTCTAAAAGGCTTTGCTCACACGGATATCTCTCTGCAAAGCCCGCTTTCCTCTGGATGTCCCATCTCACCTCTCAATAGGCTCTCCTCTCCCGTCCTAATACGCAAGATACTGCGCAGAAATCGCCTCGCCTATCTCGGCGCATCGTCGTTGCACGTCCCGTAAAAAGGAATGAAGCCCTGCTGCCACAACCTCTTTAGCGCGACTATAGGTGAGATCGGCGAGGAGACGCCCTACCCGCAGCTCGGCTTCATTGTGCGGCTGGGCTTGTGAGTTTCCACCGATGCGCCGCAAACAGCCTTCCACACGTGCAATGCCATGACGTACCGAGGCGGGGAAACGGATGTCGAACACCAGAAAATCCACCACGCCCTCCGGGTGAATGCCCTCCTGATGCACTTTTCGGTACATTTCAAAAGCGCTTACGGACTTCAAAACGGCGATCCATTGATGGATATCGGTGGCCACCTCCTGCAACGGAGAGCGATCACCCAGCAACTCCTTGTACTTTATATCGAGCAGACGTGGTGTTTGCGAGGCACGTTCTAAAAAACGACCGGCATCAAGCCAGTCTCGAGCCTCATCCATGAGCATCGTCCGGTTCAAAAGGCCCTGGAACAGGTGCGAGGCATCTTTCACCATCTGGAAGAAGATGTGGGGCGTATCAGCTAGCATCTTGTCCACGCTCCACTCCCGCATTCTAAGGTAGGCGGCATTAAGGCTTTCCCACATCTCGGATGAGAGCTGCTCCCGTACCACGCGCGCATTGTGGCGTGCTCGTTCCCAACAGGAAAGAATGGAGTTTGGGTTCTCCACATCGAAGGCGAAAAAATGCAGCACGTCGCGGTCGTTTTGCCCCGCATACCGAGCCGCATACGCCTCGGTGCTTCCAGCAATGGCTAACAAAGGCTCCCAACGCAGCGCTTCATCCTGAGCGGGCGAACCTATCTCCAGCGCTGTGGCATAGTGCACATCTACCATACGAGCGGTGGCTTCCGCACGTTCTACATAGCGCCCTATCCAAAAGCAGGCATCCGCCTCGCGACACAACATCGTCACTGTGCCTCCCCACTCTGTCTCGGTAAAGCCCCCGACCGCTGTCGTTGGCTTAAACAGATCGGCTCAGCAAGCTCACCTACAGGCATCTTACCCCCTCGATGCTCGCCGGCTAGCACCCATGTATCCTTACTGCCCCCGCCTTGCGAGCTGTTCACCACAAACGAGCCTTTCTGCAATGCAACGCGTGTCAGGCCTCCCGGAATAACGGTAACCCCTTTGCGTCCATAAAGCGTATAGGGTCGCAAGTCCACATGCCGCCCCTCAAAATGATCTTCTACAAAGGTGGGCATACATGAAAAACGGACGAGAGGCTGGGCAACGTAGTTGCGAGGGTTTGCCTCGATCTTACGCGCAAACTCCTCTCGCTCCTGCGCACTTGCCTGAGGACCGAGGAGCATGCCATAGCCGCCCGACTCGTTGGCAGCTTTGACGACAAGCGCATCGAGATGCGCTAAGATATGCTTCCTCTGTATCTCTTCATAGGCTACATAGGTCTCTACATTCGGAAGAATCGGGTCTTCCTGCAGATAGTAGCGAATAATGCGCGGCACGTAAGCATAGATCACTTTATCATCTGCGACACCGGTGCCTATCGAGTTTGCCAACGCCACGTTACCAGCCCTGTGGGCGTTGACTAACCCAGGAACACCCAGCAGCGAATCGGGCCGGAAAACAAGCGGATCGAGGAAGTCGTCATCCACCCGCCTGTAGATCACATCCACCCGCACCGGGCCACGCGTGGTTTTCATAAACACACAGTTATCTTCCACAAAAAGGTCTCGTCCTTCCACTAACACGATGCCAAGCTGCTGGGCAAGAAAAGCGTGCTCAAAGTAGGCGCTGTTGTAAGAGCCTGGAGTTAGAAGCACGACACACGGGTTCTCTCTACGATCCTCTGGGGAAAGCTCCCTCAGGTTTTCAAGCAGCTGGGTTGTATAGTGATCTATCGAGCGTACGCTGTAGTCCTGGAAAAGCTGTGGAAACACCCTGGTGAGCGTGACGCGGTTCTGTAAAACATAGGAGACGCCCGACGGGCAACGTAGATTGTCTTCAAGCACCAAATAGCGCCCATCGGTATCTCGTAGAATGTCCGTTCCGCAGATATGAATGTAGATACCGCCAGGGGGGTTGGCTCCCAAAAACTCCCTTCGGAAGAAGGTAGCGCTTAGCACAAGCTCCCAGGGCACGACATGATCGTGTAGAATTTTCTGTTCATGATAGATATCCTGCAGAAAGAGGTTAAGCGCCACAACGCGTTGAGTTAGCCCCTTCTCGAGGATCTCCCACTCATGCGCTGGAATAATACGCGGCACGAGATCCATAGGAAAAGGGCGCTCGCCTCCCGATTCATCCCCGTAGACAGCAAAAGTAATCCCTTGTTCCATAAAGCTGCGTTCGGCCAGACGGCATCTACGGCGATACTCCTCTAACGGCATCTGAGCTAGGCGTAAAAAGAGCGGCCGATAGTGAGCGCGCGGACTTCCATTCGGCTCGAACATCTCATCAAAACAATCTTCGATTAAATAGGAGCTGAAAAGCGACATGGGACCGAAAATCTCCTCAAGGTGTGTCGGCCCGCCGTTGCGCCGCAAGGTCCTGGGGGTGGACGAGAGTTAAGCAGCCGAACCTTCTCTTTGAAATACGAAGAGAGGGCAGAAACTAGACATCATTTTACCCCCCAACTTCCCTCTTCTGCTGTAAGTAAGTATCGCTTTATGGAAAAAGAGATATTGCCTACCTTATATGGAGATAGTTCCGGTCTACACATGGTGTGCTTTCTCCACATAAGTCTCACACAATAAGGAAGCAATTTGTCTATGCGCAAAAAATTGTCTATAAGTGGTTGACACCTTGTCACAACTGTGTTACAATGAAGCTGCCAAGGGCGCTCCCATGCGACTTCAGCGCTTCTATCGCCCTTTGCGCTCGCAGAAGCAGCAGGTCTTCTGAAATCTATTCCCAAATTAAACTCACTGTAGGAGAGAATCTATGCGTTTCCCATGTTTGAAGAGGTTAGTACTTTTATGCAACATATTCATCATTCAGTTTTTTACTGTAAATGCTTTCCCGCAAACTCTTTTGTCGTCAAATGGGCATGGATTCTTCTTTAGCCCTGAATGGCGCGTTCGTAACGATGAAAGCAATAGCTCTATCGTCAGCACCGGTAACACTGCCTACAACCAAGAGTGGATCAGCCGCCTTCGCCTCGGTTTTGGGTGGAGCGACCCATCTGGCCTTACCCTCTTCCTTCAGCCACAATATAGTTGGGGCAATATCACAGCAAGCGGCCATATCGCTGTTGTCAACGACTACGATATCTTTCAAGGCTACGCGCAAGGAGGCAAAGGCCGCTATCAGTGGAGATTAGGACGTCAGGTGCTGGCCTTCGGCGATAGTCGCCTCATCGCCTCGCCCGAATGGAACAACTATGGGCGCACGTTCGATGCTGCTCGGTTTACTTTTAAAAGCTCACACCAGACCACCAACCTCTTCTTTGGCAAACTCGGTTTCGCCAACGGGGTTACCACAGTGCCAACGCTCTACGGAGTCTACCGGGTGGAGAAGTTTACGCCCAAGCTCAGTTCTGACTTCTACACTCTGCTTAAAAACGATCGCGTTTCAGGGTCGAACCTCAGCGTATTTACTCTTGGCGCCAGACCAGTGATTGACCTGATTCCCCATACTCACATCACCATCGAACCGGCCTTCCAGTTCGGGCACTTTGGCGGCAAAGCGATTGGTGCATGGGCCTACGCGGCTGTGGCCACTTACACCTTTCCGGGCCCTACGGCCCTCCACTTCGTCGTAGAACACGACTTCGCCAGCGGTGGCAACCCCACCGACCCCGCGCATTACGAAACTTTCGATCAGCTCTATCCGTCCACCCACGGTAAATCGGGTATTTTGGATTACATGGGTTGGCGAAATATGCGACACTGGCACGTGGGCATGGGGTTTGCCGCCACAAAACGCCTTACCTTTTCCGTAGACGGCCACTTTCTCTCTCTTGCCGATGGGCGAGACTACTGGTATGGTGTGAACGGTGCACCGGTAAAAGGCAGCAACGGCAAACCGCTCTGGAGCCCTACCGGCGCCGCTGGGCGTGATATTGGTTCGGAAGTAGACATCGTCGCCGACTATCGAGTAAGCGCCTATCTCGGCCTCTCCATCGGCTACAGCCACTTCTGGCCAGGGCACTACATTAAAACGCTCGATCCAACACAGGGGCATGAAGCTAACTGGTTTTACGTGCAGCCCACCTATCGCTTCTAACCCATAGCCGACCGAAGCCCTCCTTGGTTCTCTTGAAGCACCAAGGAGGGTCTCGTTCTACTCCAGACCGTTCTCCGCTCTATAGCGCGCCCGCAACACATCAATGCTTATCAGCTGCCCATCCTCGTCTTCATAGTACCAATATTCCCATCCGTTACAGGCCGGCTTTCCCTCCGCAAGAGCGGCGATCTGGTGAATAGAGCCTTCTTTGCTGTCCCATCGCAGCAGCGAATCGGCCTTTACATAGGCTACGATCCGCCTATCGCGTGAATAGAGCACCGTGCCCACCTTAAGATATCCCGCCTCCACAAGCTGGCCAAAGGCCACGCGCGGCGCCGCGCGTTTCGAAGGCGTTATCAGAAGCTCTCGTTCGTCCACGCCACAAAAGGGCGTATTCTTCAAACGTTCTTGTGCCAACCCTATGTACCTGGGGTCCCGCTCGATGCCGATAAAGTGGCGTCCCAACCGCTTTGCAACTACTGCGCTTGTACCGGTGCCCAAAAACGGGTCCAACACCACATCTCCCGGCTTGCTCGACGCCAAAATCACTCGATAGAGCAACGCCTCTGGTTTTTGGGTGGAGTGCGCCTTCTTCCCATCAATCTTCATACGCTCGGCACCAGTACACAAAGGCAGATGCCATACATTTTGCATCTGCTTGCCTTCATTGAGATTCTTCATGGCCTGGTACTGAAAAGTATAACCGCGCGCTTCCCGTGACCTCTTAGCCCAGAGCAGTATCTCGGTCGCATTCTGAAATCGAGCCCCTCGAAAGTTGGGCATCGGGTTCGTTTTATGCCAAATGACATCGTTCAAAATCCAAAACCCTAAATCCATCATAATCTTTCCAACGCGATAGATGTTGTGATAAGACCCGATCACCCAAAGCGTGCCTGTTGTTTTAAGCACCCTCCGACACTCACTTAACCATCGCGTCGTGAAGTCATCGTAATCCTCAAAGTTGGCAAACCTGTCCCACTCGTCGTCAACACCTACAACAGGCGTCTGATTGGGACGCCAAAGCTCCTTCTGTAGTTGAAGATTATAAGGTGGATCGGCGAAGATAAGGTCTATGGAATGAGAGGGAAGTTTCGGCAAAATATCTAGACAGTCACCGAAGAGAATTTGATTAAGAGGTAAATCGGCAAAGATAGCCTCTTCTCTCTTCACGGATGCCATTCCCATCTCCTTGAGCCCGAATGCGCAAAAAGCTGCCGGTAATGTGGAAGATACCTATCTGAGTAACCCACTATGTTGACGCCTCTTTTTTGACAATTTCGTTGCCACTCAGTATACTAAAACCATCCTGTAGAAAGGTTGGAGCACAGGAGGGATTTTGACGATGTGGACTCGCGAGCAGATAGATGCTGTGTTAGAGGATATTTTACCGCGTGTTAGCAAACCCGGTCGCTACACGGGCGGGGAACTGAACAGCGTTGTGAAAGATCATCGGACCGTGGATGTGAAATTTGCCATTGCTTTTCCCGATGCCTACGAAATTGGCATGAGCAATCTCGCTTGCAGCATTATTTACCACCTTCTCAATAAACGGGAAGATTGCGTTTGCGAGCGCGTCTACGCCCCTTGGCCCGACATGGAGCGCGAAATGCGTGCGGCCGCGCTTCCCCTTTACACGTTGGAGACCCACACGCCCCTCTCGGACTACGATTTCATCGGGTTTGCCCTCTCCTACGAACTCTCTTACACCAACGTGCTCAACATGCTGGATCTCGGTGGCATTCCGGTGCGCTCTCGCGACAGAGATAGGCTCCAACCCAACGGAAAACCCTACCCCATCATCATTGCCGGGGGCCACTGCGCGTTTAACCCAGAGCCGATGGCGCCCTTTATAGACCTCTTCGTTATCGGAGAGGCCGAAGAGGTGCTTCACCCACTTATAACATGTTTTAAACGCTATCGCCACCTTTCACGTGAGGAGCTGCTGCTGCAGCTTGCCCAGATTCCAGGCTGCTACGTGCCTCGCTTCTATGAACCCGAATACGAAAGCGACGAGGCTAGGCTGGCGCGACTTGAAAGCAGAGGCATCTCGCCAGAAGAGGCGGAACGCCTTGGTGATACCATGCCGCACCTGTTAGCGACCCGACGCCTTCACCCGGAGGTGCCCGCAAAAGTTGAGCGCGTATGGGTGAAGGATGTAGACGCTCTTGAGTACCCCACTAAACCCATCATCCCCTATATCGAAGTTGTGCACGACCGCATCTCTTTGGAGGTCATGCGCGGCTGCACTCGAGGTTGCCGATTCTGCCAAGCCGGCATGATCACTCGGCCGGTGCGCGAAAAGAGCCCGGAAAAGCTGATGCAACTTGCCGAGGAGTTGGTAAAGAACACTGGTCACGAGGACATCTCCCTTGTCTCTCTCTCCACCGCTGACTACAGTCGCGTGGAGGAGGTTGTTCAGGCGCTTATAGACAAATATGCCGGCAGTCGCGTGGGCGTGTCGCTGCCTTCTCTGCGCGCCGACCGCGATTGCGTAAAGCTGGTACAGGAGATCAACAAGGTTCGTAAAACCGGGTTGACTTTTGCCCCCGAAGCTGGCTCCCAACGGATGCGCGACGTTGTCAACAAAGGCGTTACCGAAAAAGATCTTTTTGCTGCTTGCGAGACGGCCTTCCAAAACGGCTGGCAGCGCATTAAGCTTTATTTCATGATCTCGCTGCCTACCGAAACCGATGAGGACGTTTTAGCCATTGGAGAGCTTGCCCATAAATGTGCCGAGATCGCCCGTAAGAACGGCGTGAAGAACCCGACCATTACCATCGGTGTGTCGGCTTTTGTGCCCAAACCCTTTACCCCCTTCCAGTGGCACGGGCAAGATTCGCTTGAGGAGATTGATAGGAAACAGCGACTACTTAAGCGCTCCCTAAAAGACCGAGCCATCTCCTATCGCCCCAACGAGGCGGCGAGCGCTCAGCTTGAGGCCGTGCTTTCCTTAGGTGACCGACGTATCGCCGATGCCATCGAGCTAGCCTGGCGGCGCGGCCAGGTGTTTGACGCTTGGGACGAGTATCTGGACTATGAGCGATGGAAGCAGGCCTTTGCGGATGCTGGCATTGACCTGCGTTTTTACGCGAACCGGCATAAAGACTACGAGGAAACCCTACCATGGGACCATATTGACTGTGGGGTCTCCAAGTCTTATCTGCGTGCAGAGGACAAACGCGCACGGTCTGCGCAGCTAACAGCCGACTGCCATACGGCGCCCTGCACCTTCTGCGGGGCTTGCGATAGGTCTTACCTTGAAAGCGGAAAGGCCAAACGAGAGAATCGCGCCTTTGTGCCCAACGCCTTGCCCATCATTCCGCTAACAGCCCGATAGCAGTGCCCGCTCTCCAAGCGAACCGTACTTGGGTGAGGAGAGCGGGGTTTTTCTATGGGCCAAAAGAAATCGCTTTACTTTTGGCTCACATAGCGCTATAATCATAGGTGTTTCACCAGCACAACTGAAACATTCGCGAGCTGATGCCATGCTTACTTTTATCCGATAATTCATCGCATTTTCGATTGCCTGTCCGAGCTGCCCAAAAGGAGAAGAGAGGCTCGTTATGGCGTTTTTGCAGAACGAACAGAAGCAGGTTCAAACCCAAAGGCTCGATCCAAAAGTCTTTCTCACACAAAGGCTCCTGCAGCTCAATGTGCAAGAAAGGCTACAGAGCATTGAGAACGAGCTTCTGGAAAACCCTGCCCTCGAACTTACAGAATATCTCGAATCGGCCGGCGACGGGGGGGATAGACCCTATACCGCAGATGGGGAGGCAGCTCGTACCGATCTAAAAGAACGCGCGGACCCCTTCTTATCTCTGCAAGACTCCGAGAACTCTCTCGCCAGCCATCAGACGCCTATCGAGTTACGCGACCATCTTACCAATCAACTTCACCTGCTTCCGCTCTCTCCTAAGGAACAGAGGGTGGCCGACTACCTCATCGGCAACTTAGACGACAATGGCCTGCTAACCGAGCCCATCCAGAGCATTGCCCATGACCTAAAAGTTCCTCTAGAGACAGTTGAAAAGGTTTTAGCCAAACTACAAACGCTAGATCCACCTGGCATTGCCGCACGAAGTCTGCAAGAGTGCTTAATCCTTCAAATTCAACATCTTTTACCCGACACCCCTCCGAGCACGACGGCATGGGAGACCGCGCAAACGGCCTATCGTATCCTCAAAGAGTGCTTTGACGACTTCGTGTCCCACCGTCATCACCGAATTTGCCGACGCCTCCTTCTCCCACGCAAAACCGTGCAAGCCGCTGTGGATTTCATCACCAATCGCCTTACTCCTTACCCCGCTGCCCGCTTCGGCACGCTCTGGAGCCGTCCCTTTGGAGAGGCTGTTATCCGGCCCGACGTCATCATCCACCGTACAGAAACCGGTTTCCAAATCGAGATCGCCGGCTACGCCCCAGAGCACCTACGCATTAGTCCCATGTGGCAAGAGGCCTTTGAGAAGTATCAAGGCGTTCGAGTCGAAGCGGAAGAGATAAACCACGTGCGTGAGTATGTTCGCAGGGCCAGCCTCTTTATAGAATGCCTGCGTAACTGCCACAAAATCTTGCGCGCCATCACGCGCGAGCTCATCCTCTACCAAACGGCCTTCATTGAGACCGGGCAAGTGCAGTTTCTTCGACCTCTCACCCGCAACACACTGGCCGAAAAACTGGGCGTGCATCCGTCTGTAGTTAGTCGAGCTACTTTCAATAAGTACGTGCGCCTTCCTAATCTCGAAATACATCCGTTCGACATCTTCTTCGACTACTCCCTTGTCGTTAAAACCGCCCTGCAGCAGATCATTGCAGAGGAAGACCCCAAAGCACCCTTCACCGATAACGAGCTAACGGTAAAGCTCTGCGCTATGGGCTTTGATGTGGCACGGCGAACCGTGGTAAAGTATCGAGAGCAGTGCCGCATTCTTCCCTCCCATCTTCGCAGGCGTTATAACTGACCTTTTTCCTCTCTCAAGCCGATAATTTGTACAGGCCACGGTTCAATAAGTCTGTACAAGACATTCGGCATCTCATCTCTTAGAGAGGAAGTTTCATGGAAGAAACAAACCCCCATCCACGCGTGCTCGCCATCGTGCAGGCGCGCATGGGAAGCTGCCGACTACCCGGCAAACCGCTATTGTCCTTAGGTAACTCAACCATTATCGAGCAGACCCTACACCGTATTCGCGCTGCAGAGATCGTTTCTGAGATCGTCGTTGCCATTCCCTCTCATCCTGAGAATCGGCCCCTACTCCAGCTGTGTCGCAAGCAAAACATTCCCTGTTTTGCCTACGAGGGTTCCGAAGAGGATGTGCTATCGCGCCTGCTGCAGGCCGCCACGACCTTTCATGCCGACGTTATCGTGCGGGCTTTTGCCTGTGACCCGCTTCTCGAGCCCAAAATGCTCTGGGCCGCCACCCGTTATCAACTTGACACCGATATGGATATCGTCACCGTGGGGCGATTGCCAGAAGGGACCGCCTGCGAGGTGATGCCCCTTCGCACTCTTATCCATCTCGACAGCTTTTGCAAAAGCCGAGAGGATCGAGAGGAGGTAACCTCTTTTTTATGGCGTCATCGAGAGTTGTTCGACTGTGCTATTCTACCGGCCCCACTCAGTTTGCGAATGCCAGGAATCCGCTTACGCGTCCAAACAGAAGAGGATTACGAGCTGTTGCGCTGGATTTTTAGCACAGTTGCCCCTCGACCAAACGGGCTGATCGCCGTGCGCGACGTGCTTGATCGGCTTCTGCATCACACCGAACAGCTGCACAAAGCTATCGGAAGCTACGCCGTGGTTCACGACCCAAAAGCCGCTTAGCGAGGCGCTTTCATCTTAGGAGGAACCGTACGCACCACCCCAACACCGTGGGCCCATTGAGGGCGCAGGCGCATCGGCTCCAAAACAGGCAACGCAACCTCCTGCACAGGTTCCTCCGGCAGCGCCTCCTCCGCAAAAACGAGGAGAACCATCAGACCGATCAGCGCTCCAACAAGCGTCGCTGCCAGCAAGCGCCCCATCGCATCGCTCCCCACTCTCAGAGCATCATTCAGACACCATGCCGCCAGCAACCCCGCCAGCCCACCTGCATTACGGGTGGCTCGCAGTGGCCAGTGCGGAATCCATCGGGAGCACTTCACCCCAACCAACAGCCCTACCACCAACCATCCAGCATAACGACCGAAGTTTTCCCAAAGCGGCGGCATTCCCATCCCCGCGCGCACACCGCCCCACAACAGCAGATGAAAAACCAGCTGCCCACAGCCGCCGGCCAGAAAGCCCCACCCTGCCATACGTCCAGCCCTTAATAGCAACTGCAGGCGGGTAAAAAGAAACGGCACGCCCTGTCGCCGATAGACCCACCACAAACCGCCAAGAAACGCCAACGCCATTAGACCTACAATCAACCCAACCCACAGCCCAACGATAACGAACTCCTCCAGCAGAAAATTGGAAAGTGCCGTCAATGGGGTTGTGGTGGCAGGCCTCACGGTAAAATCGGTTACCTCCACTGTTTGGTGAGGCCAAAGGCTCCCTTGATACTGCTTTATGTGCCCCCGCACCATCACCCGACAGCGAAAAGCGGTTGGGTCGGGGTCACCATGATTCGCATAGTAGTGGACGAAGACTCGGTAGGTTCCTAACGGAGCCTCTCCGTAGGGCCAAAAGATGTTTTCAACTGGGGTAGAGGTCAGATGTTCAACGCTCGCGTTGGCATCTACATCGAGCTGCCCACCTGTTGGTGAACGCCGATGCATAAACCAGATTCTCACACCGGAAGGGTCTACACACCAGAGATCGAGATCGTTACGGTTGTTCCACGACAGCGAGATCTGTACCTCACCGCTCTGTCCTCCGGCCTGCTCAACACGGCGCGAAATATCGCTGCGATAGATCAGCAGAGGCCACATGCTGCTAGCAAGGAGGTTGGCTACCGGCCGGGTCTGCAGAACCATTTCAAGCAGTAGAGCGGTCAACAAACAGGCCGCACCGCCTATCAGAGCAAAAAGCACCCGAAATCGCCACATCTACC of Chthonomonas calidirosea T49 contains these proteins:
- a CDS encoding alpha-E domain-containing protein gives rise to the protein MLCREADACFWIGRYVERAEATARMVDVHYATALEIGSPAQDEALRWEPLLAIAGSTEAYAARYAGQNDRDVLHFFAFDVENPNSILSCWERARHNARVVREQLSSEMWESLNAAYLRMREWSVDKMLADTPHIFFQMVKDASHLFQGLLNRTMLMDEARDWLDAGRFLERASQTPRLLDIKYKELLGDRSPLQEVATDIHQWIAVLKSVSAFEMYRKVHQEGIHPEGVVDFLVFDIRFPASVRHGIARVEGCLRRIGGNSQAQPHNEAELRVGRLLADLTYSRAKEVVAAGLHSFLRDVQRRCAEIGEAISAQYLAY
- a CDS encoding RNA polymerase factor sigma-54, with the protein product MAFLQNEQKQVQTQRLDPKVFLTQRLLQLNVQERLQSIENELLENPALELTEYLESAGDGGDRPYTADGEAARTDLKERADPFLSLQDSENSLASHQTPIELRDHLTNQLHLLPLSPKEQRVADYLIGNLDDNGLLTEPIQSIAHDLKVPLETVEKVLAKLQTLDPPGIAARSLQECLILQIQHLLPDTPPSTTAWETAQTAYRILKECFDDFVSHRHHRICRRLLLPRKTVQAAVDFITNRLTPYPAARFGTLWSRPFGEAVIRPDVIIHRTETGFQIEIAGYAPEHLRISPMWQEAFEKYQGVRVEAEEINHVREYVRRASLFIECLRNCHKILRAITRELILYQTAFIETGQVQFLRPLTRNTLAEKLGVHPSVVSRATFNKYVRLPNLEIHPFDIFFDYSLVVKTALQQIIAEEDPKAPFTDNELTVKLCAMGFDVARRTVVKYREQCRILPSHLRRRYN
- a CDS encoding alginate export family protein, which translates into the protein MSSNGHGFFFSPEWRVRNDESNSSIVSTGNTAYNQEWISRLRLGFGWSDPSGLTLFLQPQYSWGNITASGHIAVVNDYDIFQGYAQGGKGRYQWRLGRQVLAFGDSRLIASPEWNNYGRTFDAARFTFKSSHQTTNLFFGKLGFANGVTTVPTLYGVYRVEKFTPKLSSDFYTLLKNDRVSGSNLSVFTLGARPVIDLIPHTHITIEPAFQFGHFGGKAIGAWAYAAVATYTFPGPTALHFVVEHDFASGGNPTDPAHYETFDQLYPSTHGKSGILDYMGWRNMRHWHVGMGFAATKRLTFSVDGHFLSLADGRDYWYGVNGAPVKGSNGKPLWSPTGAAGRDIGSEVDIVADYRVSAYLGLSIGYSHFWPGHYIKTLDPTQGHEANWFYVQPTYRF
- a CDS encoding transglutaminase family protein — translated: MQLCVRHITCYAYPAAVRDSYNELRLMPVSDNNQTCRSFELDVEPKARIFSYELPTGTVHHFNIRAPHNALTVRAYSEVTTHVQDPFIGLQMHEDDSAFYAREGVRQRFYDYLSPTRLVPLTPETDRIAQLARRQAGGPATATFLIALIRLLHRVLEYAPGSTQIDTPIQQVLKQKRGVCQDFTHLMLAICRRQRIPSRYVSGYIYTGHGTKERGWSEEKHLIGGDVMHAWVECLLPDGAWHGFDPTNNLVVNGHYIKVHHGRDYSDVSPIRGVYHGPADHRMETSVQVWLEEEG
- a CDS encoding TIGR03960 family B12-binding radical SAM protein, whose product is MWTREQIDAVLEDILPRVSKPGRYTGGELNSVVKDHRTVDVKFAIAFPDAYEIGMSNLACSIIYHLLNKREDCVCERVYAPWPDMEREMRAAALPLYTLETHTPLSDYDFIGFALSYELSYTNVLNMLDLGGIPVRSRDRDRLQPNGKPYPIIIAGGHCAFNPEPMAPFIDLFVIGEAEEVLHPLITCFKRYRHLSREELLLQLAQIPGCYVPRFYEPEYESDEARLARLESRGISPEEAERLGDTMPHLLATRRLHPEVPAKVERVWVKDVDALEYPTKPIIPYIEVVHDRISLEVMRGCTRGCRFCQAGMITRPVREKSPEKLMQLAEELVKNTGHEDISLVSLSTADYSRVEEVVQALIDKYAGSRVGVSLPSLRADRDCVKLVQEINKVRKTGLTFAPEAGSQRMRDVVNKGVTEKDLFAACETAFQNGWQRIKLYFMISLPTETDEDVLAIGELAHKCAEIARKNGVKNPTITIGVSAFVPKPFTPFQWHGQDSLEEIDRKQRLLKRSLKDRAISYRPNEAASAQLEAVLSLGDRRIADAIELAWRRGQVFDAWDEYLDYERWKQAFADAGIDLRFYANRHKDYEETLPWDHIDCGVSKSYLRAEDKRARSAQLTADCHTAPCTFCGACDRSYLESGKAKRENRAFVPNALPIIPLTAR
- a CDS encoding site-specific DNA-methyltransferase; the protein is MASVKREEAIFADLPLNQILFGDCLDILPKLPSHSIDLIFADPPYNLQLQKELWRPNQTPVVGVDDEWDRFANFEDYDDFTTRWLSECRRVLKTTGTLWVIGSYHNIYRVGKIMMDLGFWILNDVIWHKTNPMPNFRGARFQNATEILLWAKRSREARGYTFQYQAMKNLNEGKQMQNVWHLPLCTGAERMKIDGKKAHSTQKPEALLYRVILASSKPGDVVLDPFLGTGTSAVVAKRLGRHFIGIERDPRYIGLAQERLKNTPFCGVDERELLITPSKRAAPRVAFGQLVEAGYLKVGTVLYSRDRRIVAYVKADSLLRWDSKEGSIHQIAALAEGKPACNGWEYWYYEDEDGQLISIDVLRARYRAENGLE
- a CDS encoding circularly permuted type 2 ATP-grasp protein, with product MSLFSSYLIEDCFDEMFEPNGSPRAHYRPLFLRLAQMPLEEYRRRCRLAERSFMEQGITFAVYGDESGGERPFPMDLVPRIIPAHEWEILEKGLTQRVVALNLFLQDIYHEQKILHDHVVPWELVLSATFFRREFLGANPPGGIYIHICGTDILRDTDGRYLVLEDNLRCPSGVSYVLQNRVTLTRVFPQLFQDYSVRSIDHYTTQLLENLRELSPEDRRENPCVVLLTPGSYNSAYFEHAFLAQQLGIVLVEGRDLFVEDNCVFMKTTRGPVRVDVIYRRVDDDFLDPLVFRPDSLLGVPGLVNAHRAGNVALANSIGTGVADDKVIYAYVPRIIRYYLQEDPILPNVETYVAYEEIQRKHILAHLDALVVKAANESGGYGMLLGPQASAQEREEFARKIEANPRNYVAQPLVRFSCMPTFVEDHFEGRHVDLRPYTLYGRKGVTVIPGGLTRVALQKGSFVVNSSQGGGSKDTWVLAGEHRGGKMPVGELAEPICLSQRQRSGALPRQSGEAQ
- a CDS encoding cytidylyltransferase domain-containing protein, with amino-acid sequence MEETNPHPRVLAIVQARMGSCRLPGKPLLSLGNSTIIEQTLHRIRAAEIVSEIVVAIPSHPENRPLLQLCRKQNIPCFAYEGSEEDVLSRLLQAATTFHADVIVRAFACDPLLEPKMLWAATRYQLDTDMDIVTVGRLPEGTACEVMPLRTLIHLDSFCKSREDREEVTSFLWRHRELFDCAILPAPLSLRMPGIRLRVQTEEDYELLRWIFSTVAPRPNGLIAVRDVLDRLLHHTEQLHKAIGSYAVVHDPKAA